The DNA region CAGTACAATATATGTCCTTAGATCGAGTCTGTACTAGATGATTATATAGTTAAGAACTTCGTTCAAAAGACTCGAAGACATGAACCTGAACCAAGATGGGAGTTGTTTAAAAGGAAGTTCAGAACAGTTATTCAATTACAACAGAATTTGTTCTCATCAGATATAAAAAGAGCTTATCATTCTTTCAAAGGGCTGGTCGAATCAATAGAGAATTATTACAGAACAAGTCTGATAATGCTAAATAGAAAACATGACAAAGAACATCTCTGATTTAAGTTGAAATTCTCTTAAAGGAATTCAGGCAAGTATTTACTCTGATGAAAGGAATGGCATGCTGTTGTTGAGGGGGAGCCAGCCTCAATACAAGAGATTGGAGATCAAAGCTTGACAATTCTTCAAGGAAGGACTCTATGAATCAATGACTATAGAATATCCAAGAAGTTCTCTGTTTGTATTCTACCCAGTTGTTGGTGCAATCTTTAGTATGAATTTAATGAATAGTTGGGCTAATCATAGTGATGCCCCCCCCATATGTAGGAATGTTATTCCGAACTGGGTTAACAAGCTGTTGAGTACTTTTATTGCTTTGAAGTCTTTACGTTTCTCAGTCGTTTGAATGTTGAACTACGAACCGAACTACTCTAAGTATAGTTCACAAAGTACTGTAGAGTCAGATTGACTAGTCGGTCTTTGTGGAACTTAGTCATTATGTTCATTCCACAAAAACTTGACTAGGTGTGTTAATAGGCACAATCACACACACTTTCATGTTCTCCGCTTGGTTTGAAGCAAATAGCAAATACAAAGAAGCAAAGACAGTTAACGTATGCAGAAAtgccaaaaaaattgtttggaAGAAAGATAAAAGAGAATGGCATCCTAGGCAAAGAAATTTAGCAATTAGAAGAATTTTCTATGTGCCTCCCTATAGTGGTGAATTATTTTACCTAAGATGTCTACTAAATTTGGTGCGGGGACCTACTTGCTTTGAAGATATAAAAGTGGTTGATGGAGTGCAACATAATTCTTTTAGAGATGCATGTTATGCACGAGGAATAATTGAggataataaataatatgttgATGCCATTCAGGATGCAGCAAAATGGTCATCTGCATATTCTTTGAGGAAATTATTTGTCACTTTATTAACATCAAATGCAATGGCCAAGCCTGAGTTAGTATGAGATGTTGTATGGACTCATCTTGCAGAAAATTCTTAATTCCATGCCATGAGGAATCTGGGAATGACAGGTAATCGTATATACAtgccttttttttatttattattagattaaaatATTATCGCTTACTGTCAATTTTTTCTTATTCATGTAGATTTAGTTCTAACAGAATCACAGAAGAGGAACTATGCTttgattgaaattgaaaaattattgaATGGCTGGAACAAATCATTAGTTGATTATCCACCGATGCCTATACTAGATGGTTTTAGTGATCATATTTTGGGTAATCGGTTATTGTTTGAACTAATGGCGTATGATCAAGAAGCTTTAAAAGTAGAACATGAAATTTTGGTTTATAAACTAACTAAtgaataatttgttatttacaATAAAGTGATTGATGATgttcaaaacaaaaaaggtGGTTTATTCTTTGTATATGGATATGGTGGAACATGGAAAACTTTTTTATGGAAAACAATGTCAGCTGCTTTAAATGTCAAAAGGATCAAGTGGTATCAGCTGCTTTAAACCGCCAGGTATACAAGTCAAAaggacaatttttatttttaaatgtagcATCAAGTGGTATAGCTTCACTATTGCTACCTGGCGATACGATTACACACTCTAGGTTTGTAATACTGATTTCTGTAAATAAGGATTCAACCTACAATATCAAGCAAGGTACACAACTCGCTGAACTTATTGTTAAAGAAAAGGTAATCATATGGGATGAAGCTCTTATGAGGCCCAAGCATTGTTTTGAGGCCTTGGAtagaacaatgagaaacataaTGAGATTCTCTAATCATACAAGCTCAAGCCTTACATTTGGGGGAAAAACAGTTGTGCTAGGTGGtgaatttagaaaaataattccCGTTATTCCAAAAAGAACAAGACAAGACATAGTACAAGCCAGTATCaattcttcttatttgtggAATAGTTGTGAAGTGCTATGTTTAACCAAGGATCTACGATTGCGGAATATTACAACTGAAGAAGAATTAGAGAAGTTAGACAATTTTGCAAAGTGGATTGCTGATTTAGGTGATGGTAAACTTGGTGAAAACAATAACAAGGAGGTGCAATATAATTATTCATTCACAATTCGTATTGCAAAACAAAGGAGAACCCATTAAACAAATTGTTGAAAACACGTTTCCTTCATACAACAGCGGTAACATGGATCCAGAACAACTTCAAAGTAGAGCAATACTGGCACCAACATTAGATGTTGGGGATCATGTGAATGAATACATGAATGGTATGAATCAAGGTTCGTCTAAGACGTATTTGAGTTGTGATTTCGTCTGCAAGTCTGATACTAATGCTAATATCATAGCTGAAGTCCATACTGCGGAATTCCTAAACAGTTTGATGAGTTCAGTTGTACCAAACCATTGTCTATCAttaaaggttgaatctccaattATGCTTTTGAGGAATattgatgggtgtcgaaaccaacaaataataaatacttactcttatgaattgtaatagcgatgagtaaggtcgtatccACAGGGACtggttagacttatctttagcaatagatttaataaataataaaatgggAATAGAAACTTAAAAagtaacaataaaatggaaaataatatcgaatagcaaataattatcaagtaaatgtcaatggcaaatggtatccaacccaaggaataatatcagtttaattctaacaagacagatattgatatgcaagccaaactaactttactctttactagattggttatggttattaacaagctctaacaacttgtctttccttacttcgtcggtaattaaaacaagctctttaattacttcactagctaataaacaaccctaaacaagctcttaggatttaatttactaccagcattatcgaattagaaagactaccaatcctagccaacaaactcataagctcggttcatttaagctagactatatatcttcataacacaaactgaaaatcagttataatcaaattgtgctatttgctaccaacatcaaaacacttaaacaattacggattcaaggttctgactagcaatttaatagTAGTTAACTGTTGAACAAGAGTAGTTAAGTGAGATACTTTATTCTCAAGAGAAGAAATGTTCACCTCATTCACTCTTCTAGAAGGTGTGTCCTGTCTGCATCTAAATTTTTGTGAATTGGCAGCCATTATCGATATCAAATCTCTAGCTTCACGAGGAGTTTTGTTCACTATAGCACCTCCACTAGCTGCATCCATCATCTTTCTCTCCATGGGAAGCAATCCCTCATAAAAGTATTGAATGAGGAGCTGTTCAGAAACTCCATGTTGAGGGCAACTTGCACACAGTTGCTTGAAACGTTCCCAGTACTCGTGGAGAGTCTCTGTGTCCCTTTGTTTGATACCACATATTTCCCTTCTAATGCTGGCAGCTCGTGATGCTGGgaaaaacttttcaagaaataatcttACCATTTCATCCCATGTGTTTATTGAGCCTGAAGGAAGGTAAAATAACCAGTCCTTTGCTCTATCGGCTAATGAGAATGGGAAAGCACGTAGTTTAATTTGATCTTCCGTCACTCTTTGCAGTTTGAAGCTCGAACACACCACGTGAAACTCTTTTAGGTGCTTATGTGGATCTTCATTTTCAAGACCACGAAATGTTGGGAGTAGTTGAATCAAACCTGACCTTAATTCAAAACCAACCTCTAAGGCAGGATGTTGAATACAAAGGGGTTGTTGATTCAGATTTGGTACAGAAAGCTCCCTTAAAGTTCTTTGTTCTTCAGCCACTACTTGATTTTCGACCATTGTTTGCTCTTTTTCGGAATCACAACAAGATGCAATTGATTCGGTTGTGGTAGTTGATTGAACAGATGTTGAAGAAACCACTTTGTTTTTACGCAATCTAGTCTCCTTCCTTAACTTTTTAGTAGTCTTCTCAATCTCAGGATCGTATTGCAATTGACCCGTACGAGAAGAACGtggcataaaaataaatctaattgacaccaatccccggcaacgggcCAAAAAtttgatgggtgtcgaaaccaacaaataataaatacttactcttatgaattgtaatagcgatgagtaaggtcgtatccACAGGGACtggttagacttatctttagcaatagatttaataaataataaaatgggAATAGAAACTTAAAAagtaacaataaaatggaaaataatatcgaatagcaaataattatcaagtaaatgtcaatggcaaatggtatccaacccaaggaataatatcagtttaattctaacaagacagatattgatatgcaagccaaactaactttactctttactagattggttatggttattaacaagctctaacaacttgtctttccttacttcgtcggtaattaaaacaagctctttaattacttcactagctaataaacaaccctaaacaagctcttaggatttaatttactaccagcattatcgaattagaaagactaccaatcctagccaacaaactcataagctcggttcatttaagctagactatatatcttcataacacaaactgaaaatcagttataatcaaattgtgctatttgctaccaacatcaaaacacttaaacaattacggattcaaggttctgactagcaatttaatagTAGTTAACTgttgaacaatgggccctattgcaacaattaatcaagcaataattcatatatatgaatataacagaagatacacagataataaagcgcaaagaataatttaggctaaataaagcttaatggtcttgtagaatcaaacttccataatcctcgaattggaaaataAGAATTCAGCAGTACATTGTAGAGatgtttacaaaataaatacaaattgatTCTCTGATCAAATTGTTGTCTNNNNNNNNNNNNNNNNNNNNNNNNNTCACCTCATTCACTCTTCTAGAAGGTGTGTCCTGTCTGCATCTAAATTTTTGTGAATTGGCAGCCATTATCGATATCAAATCTCTAGCTTCACGAGGAGTTTTGTTCACTATAGCACCTCCACTAGCTGCATCCATCATCTTTCTCTCCATGGGAAGCAATCCCTCATAAAAGTATTGAATGAGGAGCTGTTCAGAAACTCCATGTTGAGGGCAACTTGCACACAGTTGCTTGAAACGTTCCCAGTACTCGTGGAGAGTCTCTGTGTCCCTTTGTTTGATACCACATATTTCCCTTCTAATGCTGGCAGCTCGTGATGCTGGgaaaaacttttcaagaaataatcttACCATTTCATCCCATGTGTTTATTGAGCCTGAAGGAAGGTAAAATAACCAGTCCTTTGCTCTATCGGCTAATGAGAATGGGAAAGCACGTAGTTTAATTTGATCTTCCGTCACTCTTTGCAGTTTGAAGCTCGAACACACCACGTGAAACTCTTTTAGGTGCTTATGTGGATCTTCATTTTCAAGACCACGAAATGTTGGGAGTAGTTGAATCAAACCTGACCTTAATTCAAAACCAACCTCTAAGGCAGGATGTTGAATACAAAGGGGTTGTTGATTCAGATTTGGTACAGAAAGCTCCCTTAAAGTTCTTTGTTCTTCAGCCACTACTTGATTTTCGACCATTGTTTGCTCTTTTTCGGAATCACAACAAGATGCAATTGATTCGGTTGTGGTAGTTGATTGAACAGATGTTGAAGAAACCACTTTGTTTTTACGCAATCTAGTCTCCTTCCTTAACTTTTTAGTAGTCTTCTCAATCTCAGGATCGTATTGCAATTGACCCGTACGAGAAGAACGtggcataaaaataaatctaattgacaccaatccccggcaacggcaccAAAAAtttgatgggtgtcgaaaccaacaaataataaatacttactcttatgaattgtaatagcgatgactaaggtcgtatccacagagactggttagacttatctttagcaatagatttaataaataatgaaatgggaatagaaacttaaaaagtaacaatacaatgtaaaataatatcgaatagcaaataattatcaagtaaatgtcaatggcaaatggtatccaaccca from Ipomoea triloba cultivar NCNSP0323 chromosome 6, ASM357664v1 includes:
- the LOC116023361 gene encoding uncharacterized protein LOC116023361, with protein sequence MRNLGMTDLVLTESQKRNYALIEIEKLLNGWNKSLVDYPPMPILDGFSDHILVIDDVQNKKGGLFFVYGYGGTWKTFLWKTMSAALNVKRIKWFVILISVNKDSTYNIKQGTQLAELIVKEKVIIWDEALMRPKHCFEALDRTMRNIMRFSNHTSSSLTFGGKTVVLGGEFRKIIPVIPKRTRQDIVQASINSSYLWNSCEVLCLTKDLRLRNITTEEELEKLDNFAKWIADLGDGKLGENNNKEVQYNYSFTIRIAKQRRTH